A region of Silurus meridionalis isolate SWU-2019-XX chromosome 15, ASM1480568v1, whole genome shotgun sequence DNA encodes the following proteins:
- the gtf3c4 gene encoding general transcription factor 3C polypeptide 4, with translation MIILNMATRTQKALKKSRLFRCRHFLETEAFIFIRKMAASEPNRAVDAGEASSAEKPAADVDFWTELGPIVKREPVVKLLSPVSGLEALTWSEDHRLAISTVNSVSLMELVCEQRTHSQDLVLHRTHIPVPESVCELQVGPEDKVQSVKQKCANHDDPLIRQNFLLDRIMNPQGGALRGMKYTSWSPLGCDVNGRCILACLTLDCRLTVHSCHKRLQWTQLLNLTELYGDMLKSRNYTSDGASEHSPEDLEDLEELQNRYRMQTPVRMEWSSLCNTHQIQSNNECKDVGTVLLAVLMENGDLVVWQFCLPVQGRDSVVSCNTIKSDVSSPSVLAWWEYEHSGRKMSGLIVGSTVGPVKILPVNLKAVKGYFTLRQPVVLWQDTDNIPVSDVKCITLFHPQQKCNCSLVVAARGPYVFWCLLLISKAGLNVHNSHVTGLHSAPITSLSATHNGSQVFTCSLDGTVKKLTPVFTDSAIVFKQQEVQLPEGVRGCRIHGISTSPNGAYLALATTEGMINGMHPVVRTNIVQFVTLKTPDEAGAELLESQTQSLYKQADLLDLVRWRVMHDKRIPQFLQDELDEKTPMSNSMYLWRFKLFLLRVLHQSLQKPPVKARWRPTHEDSKAFLPDEVDGDAVEGSSETNELKAKEAEGDPDDERFSEITAWIEEVESHLTREHMKRVLGEVYMHTLVTENTRIPTKGICDFLSNDPTNEDRAAKVLIGHIMKKMNKQTFPEYCSMCKEVLPFTDRKQAVCSSGHIWLRCVRSYQVCQSVSYRRCLLQDSIALVPQPEDPDWVKKILQGPCTFCDSPLL, from the exons atgattattttaaacatGGCAACCCGAACTCAAAAGGCGCTCAAGAAATCCCGCCTTTTCCGTTGCCGCCACTTCCTGGAGACGGAAGCGTTTATTTTCATTCGGAAAATGGCGGCTTCTGAACCGAACCGCGCTGTGGATGCGGGCGAGGCGTCGTCTGCAGAGAAACCGGCGGCGGATGTGGATTTCTGGACCGAACTCGGGCCCATCGTAAAACGAGAGCCGGTGGTGAAACTCTTGAGTCCAGTGAGCGGGTTGGAGGCGTTGACGTGGTCGGAGGATCACCGACTCGCCATATCCACCGTCAACAGTGTTTCCCTCATGGAGCTGGTGTGTGAACAGCGCACGCACAGCCAGGATTTAGTCCTGCACCGCACTCACATCCCCGTGCCGGAGTCCGTGTGTGAACTGCAG GTTGGCCCGGAGGACAAAGTGCAATCGGTGAAACAAAAATGTGCAAACCACGATGACCCTTTAATTAGGCAGAATTTTCTGCTGGACAGAATTATGAATCCCCAGGGTGGAGCTCTGCGTGGCATGAAGTACACCAGCTGGTCGCCGCTCGGCTGCGACGTGAACGGGCGCTGCATTCTGGCTTGCCTGACGCTAGACTGCCGCTTGACTGTTCATAGCTGCCACAAGCGACTGCAATGGACTCAGCTCTTGAACCTCACAGAGCTTTATGGTGACATGTTGAAGTCTAGGAACTACACGAGCGATGGTGCATCAGAACATTCGCCGGAAGACCTGGAGGATCTCGAGGAGCTACAGAATAGGTATCGGATGCAGACTCCTGTGCGCATGGAGTGGTCCAGCCTTTGTAACACGCATCAAATCCAGAGCAACAACGAGTGCAAGGACGTGGGGACGGTTCTCTTGGCTGTGCTGATGGAAAATGGGGACTTGGTGGTGTGGCAGTTCTGTTTGCCTGTGCAAGGAAGAGACTCTGTGGTTTCTTGCAACACTATAAAATCGGACGTGTCGTCACCGAGTGTGTTGGCCTGGTGGGAGTATGAGCATAGTGGACGCAAAATGAGCGGCCTGATCGTGGGCAGCACAGTGGGACCTGTTAAAATATTGCCTGTGAATTTGAAGGCAGTGAAGGGATACTTTACCCTCAGACAGCCAGTGGTGCTGTGGCAAGACACAGATAACATTCCAGTGAGCGACGTCAAATGcatcactcttttccacccgCAGCAAAAGTGTAACTGTAGCTTGGTTGTCGCAGCACGGGGCCCATATGTCTTCTGGTGCTTGTTGCTCATCTCCAAAGCTGGTCTAAACGTGCACAACTCTCATGTTACTGGACTTCACTCGGCACCAATTACATCCTTAAGTGCAACACACAATGGAAGCCAAGTCTTCACATGCTCGCTGGATGGTACAGTTAAAAAACTGACACCGGTTTTTACTGACTCGGCTATCGTCTTTAAGCAACAGGAGGTGCAGCTTCCCGAAGGGGTCCGTGGCTGCCGCATCCACGGGATCTCCACCAGCCCAAATGGTGCATACCTGGCTCTGGCCACCACCGAAGGCATGATCAATGGGATGCATCCAGTTGTTCGCACCAACATCGTGCAATTCGTCACGCTCAAGACGCCAGACGAAGCAGGAGCAGAGCTTCTCGAATCACAAACGCAAAGTCTCTACAAGCAGGCTGACCTGTTGGATCTGGTGCGATGGCGTGTTATGCACGACAAACGCATTCCTCAGTTCCTCCAAGATGAACTAGATGAGAAGACACCCATGTCAAACTCAATGTACCTTTGGAGATTTAAACTCTTCCTTTTGCGGGTCCTCCACCAGTCTTTGCAAAAGCCACCAGTGAAGGCACGCTGGAGGCCCACCCATGAGGACAGCAAAGCTTTTCTGCCAGATGAGGTGGACGGAGACGCGGTGGAGGGGAGCTCGGAGACGAACGAGCTCAAAGCGAAGGAAGCCGAAGGAGACCCAGATGATGAGCGATTCAGCGAAATTACAGCATGGATCGAGGAGGTGGAATCGCACCTGACACGTGAGCACATGAAAAGGGTGCTTGGAGAGGTCTACATGCACACCCTCGTCACGGAGAATACACGAATCCCCACTAAAGGGATCTGCGACTTCCTGTCTAATGATCCTACCAATGAAGATCGAGCTGCCAAG GTTCTAATTGGTCACATTATGAAGAAAATGAACAAGCAGACGTTTCCCGAGTACTGCAGCATGTGTAAAGAGGTTCTGCCCTTTACTGACCGCAAGCAGGCTGTGTGTAGCAGCGGACACATATGGCTCAG gtGTGTACGGTCATATCAGGTCTGTCAGAGTGTGTCGTACCGCCGCTGCCTGCTGCAGGACAGCATTGCTTTAGTGCCACAGCCTGAGG ATCCAGACTGGGTGAAGAAGATCTTACAGGGGCCGTGCACGTTCTGTGACTCGCCGCTGCTTTGA